One Pyxicephalus adspersus chromosome 3, UCB_Pads_2.0, whole genome shotgun sequence genomic window carries:
- the FBXO8 gene encoding F-box only protein 8, with the protein MGQGLWRVARNHQFQQGYLDHTYLTTDNDNNISNRRHAQGGIDLYHLLKARKAKDEQGFINLEMLPPELSLTILSYLNATDLCLASCVWQDLANDELLWQGLCKSTWGHCSIYHKRHPPGFSYRNLYMRLDEGSLTFNANPHEGIEYFLSRGILDDSPKEIAKFIFYTRTLNWKKLRIYLDERRDVLDDLVTLHNFSNQFLPNALRDFFRHIHAPEERGEYLETLITKFSHRFCACNPTLARDLGLSPDAVYVLCYSLILLSIDLASPHVKNKMSKREFIRNTRRAAQNISEEFVGHLYDNIYLVGHVAV; encoded by the exons ATGGGTCAAGGGCTTTGGAGAGTCGCAAGAAATCACCAATTTCAGCAAGGATATCTAGATCACACCTACCTGACCACAGATAATGACAACAATATAAGCAATCGAAGACATGCCCAGGGTGGCATAGATCTCTACCATCTGCTGAAAGCTAGAAAAGCAAAAGATGAACAAGGGTTTATTAATCTTGAAATGCTGCCACCGGAGCTAAGCCTTACTATTTTATCCTATCTTAATGCCACTGATCTGTGTTTGGCTTCCTGTGTATGGCAAGACCTAGCTAATGACGAATTGCTTTGGCAAGG ATTATGCAAGTCCACTTGGGGACATTGTTCTATATACCATAAAAGACATCCGCCAGGATTTTCTTACCGAAATCTTTACATGCGACTGGATGAAGGAAGCCTTACTTTTAATGCTAATCCACATGAG ggCATTGAGTATTTTTTATCTAGAGGAATCCTGGATGATTCACCAAAAGAAATagcaaaattcatattttataccAGAACACTCAACTGGAAGAAACTAAGGATATATCTTGATGAAAG gcGGGATGTATTGGATGATTTAGTGACTCTTCACAACTTCAGCAATCAGTTTCTACCAAATGCACTGAGAGACTTTTTTCGACATATACATGCTCCAGAAGAACGCGGAGAATACCTGGAAACACTCATCACTAAATTTTCTCACAGATTTTGTGCTTGCAATCCAACTCTAGCACGGGACCTTGGCCTTAGCCCTG aTGCAGTGTATGTCCTGTGCTATTCTTTGATTCTGCTTTCCATCGACCTCGCCAGTCCTCATGTGAAGAACAAAATGTCAAAGAGAGAATTTATCAGAAACACACGGCGTGCTGCTCAGAATATTAGTGAAGAATTTGTAGGGCATCTTTATGACAACATTTACCTTGTTGGCCATGTTGCTGTCTAG